The proteins below are encoded in one region of Plutella xylostella chromosome 13, ilPluXylo3.1, whole genome shotgun sequence:
- the LOC105391069 gene encoding beta-1,4-mannosyltransferase egh, with protein sequence MRMLRIRVKHLLHCILFLSFIFFSLVFAGAIQLDDKEKAEIDPWATYGIYGSLLLYALRLLTLLTLPQVLFNFAGLIFFNTFPGKVKIKGSPLLAPFICIRIVTRGDFPDLVKNNVSRNMGLCVDVGLENFMIEVVTDKVLNLPKHRRVREVVVPSEYKTKSGALFKSRALQYCLEDNVNILADTDWIVHLDEETLLTENSIRGILNFVFDGRHQFGQGLITYANEQIVNWLTTLADSFRVADDMGKLRLQFYLFHKPLFSWKGSYVITQVGAEKDVSFDNGLDGSVAEDCYFAMKAYTKGYTFNFVEGEMWEKSPFTMWDFMQQRKRWIQGILLVVHSKEIPFYHKIFLALSCYSWVTLPLSTSNIIFAAVYPIPCPHLLDLVCGFIGAVNIYMYMFGVLKSFPVNRFGFWKFFLFVAGALATIPINVCIENIAVVWGVIGKKHKFYIVNKEIKIPVTV encoded by the exons ATGAG aatGCTACGAATCAGAGTGAAACATTTACTTCactgtattttgtttttatcatttatattCTTCTCACTGGTGTTTGCTGGAGCTATTCAATTGGATGATAAAGAGAAGGCAGAAATCGATCCATGGGCTACCTACGGCATCTATGGCAGCCTCCTGCTGTATGCTCTGAGGCTGCTCACCCTACTAACATTGCCACAAGTGCTGTTTAATTTTGCTGGactcatattttttaacactTTTCCCGGAAAAGTCAAGATAAAGGGATCACCCTTATTGGCACCATTTATCTGCATCAGGATAGTCACCCGGGGAGACTTCCCGGATCTTGTAAAGAACAATGTGTCCCGGAACATGGGGCTCTGTGTCGATGTTGGCTTAGAAAACTTCATGATAGAAGTTGTGACTGACAAAGTTTTAAATTTGCCCAAACACAGAAGAGTAAGAGAAGTGGTGGTCCCATCGGAATACAAGACCAAATCTGGGGCTTTGTTTAAATCCAGAGCCTTGCAGTACTGTTTGGAGGATAATGTTAATATTCTGGCTGACACAGATTGGATTGTGCATTTAGATGAAGAAACTCTTTTGACTGAGAATTCAATTCGAGGGATCCTGAACTTTGTGTTTGATGGTCGACATCAGTTTGGTCAAGGGCTTATTACCTATGCCAATGAGCAGATAGTGAACTGGCTGACGACCCTGGCCGACAGCTTCCGTGTGGCCGACGACATGGGCAAGCTCCGGCTTCAGTTCTACCTGTTCCATAAGCCACTGTTCAGTTGGAAAGGATCTTACGTCATTACTCAG GTTGGCGCAGAAAAAGATGTGTCTTTTGACAATGGTCTGGACGGGTCAGTGGCTGAGGACTGCTATTTCGCCATGAAGGCCTACACCAAAGGTTACACCTTCAACTTTGTTGAGGGTGAAATGTGGGAGAAATCACCTTTCACTATGTGGGACTTTATGCAGCAGCGGAAGAGGTGGATTCAAGGTATTCTGCTAGTGGTACACTCTAAGGAGATTCCCTTCTACCATAAAATCTTCTTAGCACTATCTTGTTACTCGTGGGTGACATTGCCACTGTCCACTAGTAATATAATCTTTGCTGCCGTATACCCGATCCCATGTCCACATCTATTGGACCTTGTTTGTGGGTTCATTGGTGCCGTCAACATCTACATGTACATGTTTGGTGTACTTAAATCATTCCCTGTGAATAGATTTGGCTTTTGGAAGTTTTTCCTATTTGTGGCGGGCGCGCTGGCCACGATCCCAATTAATGTGTGTATTGAGAACATCGCCGTTGTTTGGGGTGTCATAGGA
- the LOC119691450 gene encoding uncharacterized protein LOC119691450 produces the protein MHFEVCAAECVGLDLIVVCIYRQPKGDLSLFYSKLNELFSLNTIQNYKVIIMGDININLLVKSTHSKCLIDIVKSSGFISVINFPTRITETSKTCIDHAYTNVLKSDILLNESINLNISDHLGVILILNLYNNCKKNNPTSQTRLFSECKINAFTNALCMYDWDSLMKKYLCPGEQLNSVINITKHMYDVHFPIRIYPSKSSSSAWVSDRARSLRKQISSKKHELLKPNCNIQTNVQLLDLEIKYNSELYNSRKQFLNNSITKYDGSNMCKKVWQVISSETCRTGNNNALNVLVSKTSVDTVDSEGARDAAAATAAALNRFYIEANNNSAKPEINKAITFLNTYLPDQIPTISFKCFTLLDILKVVKNIKRKKSKDIYDMSTLVLDYLPPVLISLLCHLFNECVQCGIYPEALKIIKVQPVYKGKGDMHILKNFRPISQIPIISKIFENLISQQLMLFFNTNNLLNKQQYAYQAGRSTVHAARDVLTKLMSHLDAGRQVAAIFCDLSRAFELVDHSLILNKLKLYGVNGYFLETIASFLHERKQSTRVNNAQSNLETIGPCAVPQGSVMGNNLFLILINDLTTASENVDYVLFADDGCVIVNAESYEQLKSKLNKTISDLSNWFAANGMALNVEKTNIIHFQMRKTRGHELNIVCNNLLVPQVDTVKYLGFTFDSGLTWIPQIDNICSKLSSASYALSRLKPTLSEDNMKKAYFGYFHSILSYGVDIWANSTDAGRAFRSQKRALRIMAGVPWDTPAKQLFIKLKILTLPCLYILEIAKYVRRNLSLFPTNKDVRPNTCPRREDKLYCPGCRLTKSNKLIHIIGPKIYNVIPDVIKNETNEATFTKKLKNMLLNSACYTINEFFDLTSPTHALLVPTTNSNSHNDEKQCV, from the coding sequence ATGCATTTTGAAGTCTGCGCGGCTGAATGTGTCGGTTTGGACCTGATAGTGGTATGCATCTACCGCCAACCTAAAGGTgacttatcattattttattctaaattAAACGAATTGTTTTCACTTAACACTAttcaaaactataaagtcataATCATGGGTGACATAAACATTAATCTTCTAGTAAAATCAACTCATTCTAAGTGTTTAATTGATATTGTAAAATCATCAGGTTTTATCTCTGTGATTAACTTTCCAACAAGAATCACTGAAACTTCTAAAACATGTATCGATCACGCTTACACTAACGTACTAAAGtctgatattttattaaatgaaaGTATAAACTTGAACATTTCTGACCATTTAGGTGTAatactaattttaaacttatataataactgtaaaaaaaacaaccctACGTCCCAAACGCGTCTATTTTCAGAATGCAAGATAAACGCTTTTACAAATGCCTTATGCATGTATGACTGGgattcattgatgaaaaaatatctttGTCCTGGTGAACAACTCAACTCTGTAATTAATATAACTAAACACATGTATGATGTACATTTTCCAATTAGAATTTATCCGTCAAAGAGTTCCTCTAGTGCATGGGTGAGCGACCGCGCCAGATCCTTACGTAAACAAATATCTTCAAAAAAACATGAATTATTAAAGCCGAATTGTAACATACAAACTAACGTTCAATTACTTGAtcttgaaattaaatataactCCGAGTTATACAATTCCCGAAAACAATTTCTAAACAACTCGATAACAAAATATGACGGCAGCAACATGTGTAAGAAAGTATGGCAAGTGATCTCATCCGAGACCTGCCGCACGGGTAACAACAATGCACTAAACGTACTTGTTAGCAAAACCTCGGTAGATACTGTAGACAGCGAAGGCGCGCGCGACGCCGCGgctgccaccgccgccgccttAAACCGATTCTACATAGAAGCAAATAATAACTCTGCTAAGCCGGAAATAAATAAGGCAATcacatttttaaatacctacttaccagaCCAAATACCaacaatttcatttaaatgttttactttaCTTGATATATTGAAAGTAGTCAAAAACATCAAACGTAAAAAATCAAAAGACATATATGACATGTCTACTCTGGTACTTGACTATTTACCCCCTGTATTAATATCACTACTATGTCATCTATTTAACGAGTGTGTACAGTGCGGTATTTACCCCGAAGctctgaaaataataaaggttCAACCTGTCTATAAAGGGAAGGGCGACATGCATATCCTTAAAAACTTTAGACCAATATCACAAATCCCAATAATATCTAAGATATTTGAGAATCTAATCAGCCAACAACTCATGTTATTCTTCAACACAAATAATCTCCTAAACAAGCAGCAATACGCATACCAAGCCGGGCGATCCACTGTGCACGCTGCTCGCGATGTCTTAACCAAACTAATGAGTCACCTGGACGCCGGCCGACAAGTCGCCGCCATATTCTGCGACTTATCCCGCGCCTTCGAACTTGTCGACCATTCACTAATCCTAAACAAACTCAAACTGTACGGTGTTAATGGTTATTTTCTGGAAACCATTGCATCTTTTTTACACGAGCGTAAACAGAGCACACGCGTTAATAATGCACAATCAAACTTAGAAACAATAGGCCCCTGCGCTGTCCCCCAAGGATCGGTAATGGGCAATAACCTGTTTCTAATCTTAATCAATGACCTAACTACAGCGTCTGAAAACGTAGATTATGTTCTTTTTGCCGACGACGGTTGTGTAATTGTTAACGCCGAAAGTTACGAACAACTTAaatctaaactaaataaaactatcaGCGACCTATCTAACTGGTTCGCTGCCAACGGAATGGCGTTAAACgttgaaaaaacaaacataattcaCTTCCAAATGAGAAAAACCAGAGGCCATGAACTGAACATCGTTTGTAACAACTTATTAGTCCCTCAAGTCGACACAGTCAAATACCTAGGATTCACCTTTGATTCCGGCCTGACGTGGATACCgcaaattgacaatatttgtTCTAAACTATCATCAGCCTCTTATGCTCTTAGCAGATTAAAACCTACATTGTCTGAAGATAACATGAAAAAAGCCTACTTTGGATATTTCCACTCAATACTAAGTTATGGTGTCGATATCTGGGCCAACTCAACTGATGCAGGACGTGCTTTCAGATCTCAGAAACGTGCACTGCGCATAATGGCGggcgtaccttgggacacccCAGCAAAGCAACTATTCATAAAACTCAAAATATTAACGCTGCCGTGTCTATACATATTAGAAATAGCTAAATACGTAAGGCGTAATCTTAGCCTTTTCCCAACAAACAAGGATGTTCGTCCAAACACCTGCCCTCGCCGTGAAGATAAGCTGTACTGTCCCGGCTGCAGGCTAACTAAGTCTAATAAACTCATCCATATAATAGgaccaaaaatatataacgtaATCCCTGATGTCATTAAAAACGAAACAAATGAGGCCacctttacaaaaaaacttaaaaatatgttgcTTAATTCGGCATGCTATACTATAAATGAGTTCTTTGACCTCACCTCGCCAACCCATGCACTATTGGTACCTACTACCAACAGTAACTCTCATAACGATGAAAAACAGTGTGTataa